CCTTGCGTACTACTTCGGCCACCGGCGCCAACGCGTCCGTGGGCTCGACATAGAGACCATCGGAGGAGAAGACGGGGTCAGCGATGAAGGCAGCGAGGCCCCCGCCATGCCTCTCGAGGTCGGCAATCTGTCGCGCAGTATCCTCCGCCATCCGCCGCCCGATTTCCTCGACGGGCAGACGGTAGGAATCAGGCGCGGCGACCGTTCGAACATAGGGATCGAGGGCCGATTTCTTGCCGAGTGACGGCGAGATTGCTGCCACCGCGCCGCTGTTGCCGTGATAGGCCTCGGCCGTGACAATGACGCCGGTCTTGCCCGTGTGGTACCGCGCGATGCGCAAGGCAAGGTCGTTGGCTTCCGAACCTGTGCAGGTAAACATCGCGCATCCGGTTCGCCCGAGTTCACCATCGAAGGTATCAATCAGGGCTTCGGCGTAGTCCAGCAGGGGCTCCTGCATGTAGCGCGTGTGGGTGCAGAGCGTCTCGAACTGCTTCTGGATCGCCGCAACGACGCGCGGATGAGCGTGTCCTAGCGACACCACGTTATTGTAGGCGTCGAGATATTCGTTGCCATGCTTGTCATAGAGGAAGACGCCCTTGGCGCGGGAAATCTCCACCGGCGATCTATAGAATAGCCGATAAGCGGGGCCAAGCAGCCTTTGCCGCCTGGCCACATGCGCAATGTCTTCACCTGGGAGATGAGACGCGTCCTGAGGGTTGAAGCCATTGGCCATGTCGCCACGGTAGCCCTTAGGCAGGGCAGTCGCTTGTTTGGGCATTACAGTTCCTCTCGGGTCAGAAGATCGGATATTTGTGCGGTCGACACTGAGTTGAACCACTCCAGATGAGCCCACCCGGCTTCGGTGTGGCGCAGAATGTAGCGGCTGTTCTCAGGGAACATCTCGGCGCGCCAGCAGGTCAGAAGCGCGCGGACCGCAAGTCGGCCCATTGCCAGGAAAGGGATAAGCCGGAGTTCTTCGTCCGTCAGTTCGGCATAGCGAAGATAGCCGCGCAGAACATCGCGCGGTTCATCGAACAGGTCACGCCGGTTCGCATGGTCGATGGTCTTTGGCATCTGATTCATCAACGCAGTGGACACGTCGACCGCGATGGCGGTGCGGACGGCATCGCCAAAATCGATGACCCCAGTCAGGAACTGCGGGCTGGCGTGGTCAACGACCAGGTTCGACGTATTGAAGTCGTTGTGGAGCACTTGCCGCCGGCACAGGTCGAGCCGCGGCTTGATCTCGGCAAACCGCTCCAGCGCGCGGACGGTCCACGCCCGCTTGCCGCCCTCTGGAATGAAGCTCAAGAGATCGGAGAGATCGAGCAGATGGGTGACGTCCCATGCCAGCGCCCGATCGTCCGCGGGATGGGAAAAATCGGCCATTGAATGACGTAGCTTCGCCAAGACCTCGCCAATCCGTTCGCGCTGTGGGGCGGTGGAAGTCGTCCGGTCGAGCGGCGCACCGCAGAGGAAGGTGATGAGCCGCACCACTCTCCGCTCGCCGGCACTGGTCGTGACGATGGGCAAATCCGCGCCGTCGACGCCGCGATGTGCACGGGGGATGGGTAGGTCAGGAGCCCGCTGCTCGAGATGGCGCAACAGCGCGACCTGGAAATCGAGTTCCTCCACCCGCTCGGAAGGATGAGCGATCTTCAACACGAACTTCCCTCGGCCGGCGCAATCGAGGAGGAACGTGTCGTCTTTCTCGGTTTCAAAGCGTGTGGCCGAGCCACGCACGCCATATAGAAGTTTGGCGATTTCTTCGGCTTCCGCCGCACCCACAGGATGGCACGCCTCGGAAAGCTCCGAGGTGCGCGCCGGCTGAACCTGATGATTGTGACCCATCTTCCACTCAATTCTTATGCTGCCTCAAGAGTGCGCAGCGCCGCTTGACTATCTCACATTCCATTTTTGTACAACAATTTGTTTCTCAATCAAGGCGATTGCCGTTTTGGGATCGAAGGTCGCAGTCCAATTTTGACCCAATTTTCGACAGGATCATGCAAGTGGCCTGGATGCACTTTAACTGGAAGGAGCAGTAATATTGAGGCATATCAATGGTATACCAAGCCGTGGTCGAGGCGCGGTTCGCGATATACCAACGCTGATGAAAACTGGCTGGACGTTTGATGCCCCTATCAATTGTTGGACAATCTATTGCAATCGCCGCCTCGCTATGCTTTTATGCTCCGGCGGAACCGGAGTGCGGCAGCCGGCGCGGCGCTCGGCCTGGGTGGGGTGGGCCGACGTGAAAATGGGGAATGAAATGAAACTGGTCAGATGCCTTGAAGGTACCCACGTCGCTACGGCATCGCGGTCCGTCGGCACGCTCGACCTTCTTAAGCAAACAGCGTTGATCGGGGGCCTAGCTGGGCGAGTTCAAGCAAGACGGTCCGCCAACAACCATGCAGCGTCGCCAATGCGAGGCGCCAGGCCACCCGCGGCACCAATATGGGACGGACTTTCCACATGAAGCTCGACAAGATCGACATCAAGATCCTGTCTGAGCTGCAGAAGAGCGGGCGGATCTCGAACGTCGAGCTTGCGGACTTGGTCAGCCTCTCGGCAAGCCCGTGCTTGATGCGGGTGAAGAAGCTGCAGGAGGAGGGCTTCATCATAGGCTATTCTGCCCGGGTCGACCTGGCCAAGCTGGGTCAGACAGTGACGGTCTTTACCGAGATCACGCTCAAGAACCATCGCCCCACAGATTATTCGCGGTTCCTCGCGACGGTCGAGAAGATCGATTGCGCGATCGAGTGTCACCTTGTGTCTGGCGGCTACGATTATCTGGCGAAGTTCGTCACGCCGGGGATCAGCGAGTATCAGGCGATCATGGAGCGCTTGCTCGAGCTCAACATCGGGATCGACAAATATTTCAGCTTCGTGGTGCTGAAATCGCCGATCGTTAAAGCGCACCTGCCGATTGACGCGATCGCTACTCACTAGAGATTGAGATTCAGAAGATAATCTGCCAAATAAATTGCAAAATACAAAACAATCCGCTTCAAATGGCGAAAAATTTGGCAAATGATATTCTGTATTCCATACTACGTTGGTGCGACTTGAACAGGAATTCTGTGTCGTAGAATTAAAGGGAACACACACCATGACCACTTTTATACCGAAATATGTCACCTTCGACTGCTACGGCACGCTGACTAACTTCGATATGGCTGGTGCAGCGCGGCGTGTGTACGCCGAGCGTCTCTCCGTTGAGGCGATGGCCAGCTTCGTCGAGGCTTTCAGAGGCTATCGCCTGGACGAGGTGCTGGGGTCATGGAAACCTTTTCTCGAGGTGGTGCACAATGCCGTTGAACGCAGCTGCAAGCGCATCGGTATCCAGTTCAAACCCGAAGACGCGCGACGCATCTATGACGAAGTGCCAACGTGGGGTCCGCACCCGGACGTCCCGGCAGGACTCACCAAGGTGGCCAAGGAAATCCCACTGGTGATCCTGTCGAACTCGATGAACGACCTGATCATGTCGAATGTGGAAAAGCTCGGCGCGCCCATTCACACCGTCATCACCGCTGAAGAGGTTGGCGCCTACAAGCCACTGATGAAGGGCTTTGAATACATGCTCGACAAGCTCGGCTGCGGTCCCGAAGACATCACTCATGTTTCCTCCTCCTTCCGCTACGACCTGATGCCGGCCTATGATCTGGGGATCAAAAACAAGGTCTGGGTCAACCGCGGTCACGAACCCGCCAATCCTTTCTATGAATACACCGAGATCAAGGATATCGGCGGACTTGCCGCCGCCGTAGGCTTGGATCCCGCCCGGAAGCGCGCCTGAAAGATCGGTAGTGAGCCCTGCTGGCTGTCTCGCAAGAACGGGGCGATCCATCCGCCCCTTTTGGCGAAACGCACGTAGGGCTTGGCTCACCAATGTGAGCGGCTGCTTCGATGCCGGCTTCAAGTAGCCGGACATGACAGAGTCGACCTACCGACGCGCTTCGTCGGAACAGGGTTGTTCGCCACGTGGCGTTTGGGAACTGGTCCAATGAATTGAGTTTGCCGAGCTTTCTGCGCCAGAGCGCACTCTTGGAGGTACTTCCTTAGGTGACCAATCCGTTGCCGACCCGAAGTGGGTTGACCAACAAGGGGTCGGAACAAGAGCAGTGCGAAATCGTACGCTAAGGTCGAACGGAGCAGG
The nucleotide sequence above comes from Mesorhizobium sp. 131-2-1. Encoded proteins:
- a CDS encoding Lrp/AsnC family transcriptional regulator, encoding MKLDKIDIKILSELQKSGRISNVELADLVSLSASPCLMRVKKLQEEGFIIGYSARVDLAKLGQTVTVFTEITLKNHRPTDYSRFLATVEKIDCAIECHLVSGGYDYLAKFVTPGISEYQAIMERLLELNIGIDKYFSFVVLKSPIVKAHLPIDAIATH
- a CDS encoding phosphotransferase, with amino-acid sequence MGAAEAEEIAKLLYGVRGSATRFETEKDDTFLLDCAGRGKFVLKIAHPSERVEELDFQVALLRHLEQRAPDLPIPRAHRGVDGADLPIVTTSAGERRVVRLITFLCGAPLDRTTSTAPQRERIGEVLAKLRHSMADFSHPADDRALAWDVTHLLDLSDLLSFIPEGGKRAWTVRALERFAEIKPRLDLCRRQVLHNDFNTSNLVVDHASPQFLTGVIDFGDAVRTAIAVDVSTALMNQMPKTIDHANRRDLFDEPRDVLRGYLRYAELTDEELRLIPFLAMGRLAVRALLTCWRAEMFPENSRYILRHTEAGWAHLEWFNSVSTAQISDLLTREEL
- a CDS encoding aspartate aminotransferase family protein, whose product is MPKQATALPKGYRGDMANGFNPQDASHLPGEDIAHVARRQRLLGPAYRLFYRSPVEISRAKGVFLYDKHGNEYLDAYNNVVSLGHAHPRVVAAIQKQFETLCTHTRYMQEPLLDYAEALIDTFDGELGRTGCAMFTCTGSEANDLALRIARYHTGKTGVIVTAEAYHGNSGAVAAISPSLGKKSALDPYVRTVAAPDSYRLPVEEIGRRMAEDTARQIADLERHGGGLAAFIADPVFSSDGLYVEPTDALAPVAEVVRKAGGLFIADEVQSGFGRTGTHLWGHARHEVDPDIVTLGKPMGNGYPVAGLVVRPELVAEFGSSMRYFNTFGGNSVAIAAAQAVLDTIVEEGLMDNATKVGGEILDGLRDLQNKYEFVGDVRGTGLYFAVELVKDRDRKIPDMDRALAAVNALRDRRILISATGADANILKIRPPLVFTSSNAGRLLEGLDEALRSVQK
- a CDS encoding haloacid dehalogenase type II, encoding MTTFIPKYVTFDCYGTLTNFDMAGAARRVYAERLSVEAMASFVEAFRGYRLDEVLGSWKPFLEVVHNAVERSCKRIGIQFKPEDARRIYDEVPTWGPHPDVPAGLTKVAKEIPLVILSNSMNDLIMSNVEKLGAPIHTVITAEEVGAYKPLMKGFEYMLDKLGCGPEDITHVSSSFRYDLMPAYDLGIKNKVWVNRGHEPANPFYEYTEIKDIGGLAAAVGLDPARKRA